TTTGCCATCACGGCCCGGTCGGCGTCATTGATGGCATCCCGTTTAGCATTCCGGCGGTATCGTTTGACCGCCTTGAACATTTTTCCGGTCGCCCGGCGGACAGTGACGTAATCCGGATCTTCTTCGTCATAAATATGAATATTCTCCAAAACCTTGATGCAATTTTGGATTTCTTCAGGGGTCAGTTCAGCGGCGCTCACTCCACAATTTTAGCCGCTTTCCCGTCGGACGCCGACACGCTGCCCGCGGCCGGGCTCGTGCGCCGGCCGGAGGCCGCGTCCGCTGCGGTGAGCTGGTTGTCCACCACCAGGTCCATGGTCTCCTTCGACAACCGGTGCTCGGCGATGGCCAGTTCCAGGGCCGCCGGCGTCGCCGCGGCGGCCGCCTTGGCCACGGCTATTTCTTCGGCCTCCGGTACCGAAACGATCTGACCCTTTTTCAGGACCGTAATTCCGGACTCGGTGACCGCAAAGCCGCGTGCCCGGTCGAGTTCCGGATCGACGCCGATCGTGGCACCGGCGGGAATGCGCACGGACTTGTCAATGATCGCGCGTTTTACCACGGCGCCCGCTCCCACCACCACGCCGTCCATAAGCACCGAATCCATGACCCGGGCACCGGTGCCTACAAAAACATCGTTGGAGAGGACGGAGTTTTCCACCACGCCGCCGGAAACCACCACGCCGGGGGCAACGATGGAGTCCAGTGCCGCTCCAACGGCATTGTGCTCCCCATGGACAAACTTGGCAGGCGGAGAGGTGGTGTTGCGCGTGTAGATCGGCCATGCCCGGTTGTAGAGATTAAAGATCGGCAGGGGCGAGATGAGGTCCATGTGGGCGTCGTAGTAGGAATCGATGGTCCCCACATCGCGCCAGTAGTTGCGGTCGCGGTCCGTCGCGTCGGGGATGTCGTTGGTCGTGAAGTCGTAGACAAAGGCTTCACCCCGGTCAACAAAGTGGGGGATGATGTCACCGCCCATGTCATTCTTGGTGTCGCTCTTGACTGCATCCTGTTCGAGCGCCTCGACCAGGGCATCCGTGTCGAAGACGTAGTTGCCCATGGAGGCCAGGAACTGGTCAGGGGCATCCGCCAGGCCGGGTGTCGACTCCGGCTTTTCAACGAACGCGGAGATCTTGTGGGCTCCCGTGACGCCCGTTTCGACGGAGTTGTCCACTTCGATGACGCCGAATTGGTTGGCCATGCCCAATGGTTGACGCACAGCGGAAACTGTGGCCCGCGCCCCTGACTTGATGTGGCTCTGGACCATCTGCTCAAAGTCCATGCGGTAGACGTGGTCGGCCCCGACCACCACCACGATGTCCGGTGCGGCATCGACGATCAGGTTCATCGACTGGTAAATGGCGTTTGCGCTGCCCAAGAACCAGCTCTTGCCGCGGCGCTGCTGCGCCGGGACACTGGCCACATAATTGCCCAGCTGCGTTGACATCCGCCACGTCTGCGAAATGTGCTGGTCCATGCTGTGCGACTTATACTGCGTCAGGACCACTATTTTCAAGTATCCGGAATTCACCAAATTGGACAACGCAAAATCGACGAGCCTGAATCCCGCAAAGGGAACTGCAGGCTTGGCACGGTCAGCCGTCAAGGGCATCAAACGCTTGCCCTCGCCGCCCGCCAATACAATCGCCAGAACTTTCTTGACAGCCATGCCCCAACCTCCGACAGCTTGAATGTTGCGATGGAAAACGCCCCGCGAACAGGTACATCTCCTTCACACTAGAACAACCAGTTCAAAGACACTACATTGGGAACGTGCGTATCGATATTGTGACTAAGGAATTTCCCCCGGAAATATATGGCGGTGCCGGCGTTCACGTCGCCGAGCTCAGCCGTGTCCTTGCCGGGCGGGTGGATCTGCGGGTTCACGCCTTCGGCGCCGACCGTCCAGCGGACTTCCACGGCGCCGCGGTGTCCTCCTACGGGAACCTTCCGCAGCTGGGCGTGGCAAACGCCGCACTGCAGACGCTGGGGGTGGATCTGCAGATCGTTCCCGACATAGCAGGGGCCGACCTGGTGCACTCGCACACCTGGTACGCCAACATGGCCGGCCACCTGGCGTCGCTCCTGCATGGCATACCGCATGTGCTCAGCGCGCACAGCCTGGAGCCGCTGCGCCCCTGGAAGGCCGAGCAGCTTGGCGGCGGTTACGCCTTGTCGTCGTGGGTGGAGAAGACGGCATACGAGGCTGCGGCCGCCATCATTGCCGTGTCCGACGGCATGCGGCAGGACATCGTGCGCAGCTATCCCGACGTCGACCCCGACAAGGTCAAGGTGATCCACAACGGCATTGACGTCGCCTCCTGGCAGCGGGACGCGAAGGACGACGTCGTCCGTTCCCTGGGGATCGATCCCTCCCGTCCCAGCGTGGTGTGGGTTGGCCGCGTGACGCGGCAAAAGGGAGTGCCATACCTGTTAAAGGCAGCCGCCGCGCTCCCGCCGGAGGTCCAGCTGGTCCTGTGTGCCGGCGCCGCCGACACACCTGAGCTGGGCGCCGAAGTGAATTCCCTCATTGAAGGGCTCAAAGAACAGCGCGACGGGGTCATCGTCATTGAACGCATGCTGCCGCGCCATGAGCTCATTCAAGTCCTCAGCCATGCCACGGTTTTCGCGTGCCCGTCGATTTACGAACCACTGGGCATCGTGAACCTTGAAGCGATGGCATGTGGTGCGGCCGTCGTGGCCAGTGCGACCGGCGGGATCCCGGAAGTCGTTGCCCACGGTGAGACCGGGCTGCTGGTGCCGTTGGAGCAGGTGACTGACGGGACGGGCACGCCGCTTGACCCCGAAAAGTTCATTGCCGACTTCGCAGCCGCGCTCATCGAAGTTGTCAGCGACCCGGCCCGCGCCCGCACGATGGGGGAGAAGGGCCGCCTCCGAGCCCAGGAAAACTTTTCCTGGGAGTCAATCGTGGAAAAGACCCTGGACGTGTACCGCAGCGTGCTGCCGAATGCGGCGCCTACTTCGCGCGCTGCTTCTTGGCCTTCTGCACCATGACCTTTTCATCCACGGGGGCATCCTTGCTGGCACGCAGCCGGCGGTAGTACTCGCGGGCCTCGTCCTGGCGCTCCCGCTCGATCCCCGTGGCGATCGTGGCCCGCAAGTGCTCGGGTCCATAGCCAAACGCATCCACCAGGTCCATGGCGTGGGGCCGCAGTTTGGTCAGCACGCGGTTGATGTACGGGGCCAGCGTGCGTGCCCGTTGCATTGAGATGCGCCCGTTCATGAGGTACCAGTCCAGATGCTTCTCGATCAGGGTCAGGCCGAACAGGTCGCGCAACGTAGTGAGGACGCGGTGCGTTCCCGGATCCGAAATGCCGCGCAGCGCCTCCGTGAACGCCTCCCACTGCAGCAGTTCGGCATGTGCCCGCGCGGCCTCAATCAATTCGTTCTGATGTTCATTGAAGAGCTCGGCGCCCTTTTCCTTGGACAGCTTGGCCGCTTCCTTCAAGGCCGCGGCGACGTCGGCCACCATGGCCTGGACCCGGCCGGCGAGCATCTCGTGCTGGGTGTCCTCGTCCTTGAGCGCCTTGGCCGACTTGTGCGCAGAACCCGAGTCGGCAACAAACTGCGCCACTTGGCGCAGCCCGGTCTTGTGCCACGTCAGCTCGGCGGCCTGGCCCACCACAAATCGGGCCAGGACACCGAAGTCCAGGTTGCGGAATTCCTTCGAATAGTCGGCCAGCAGCCGCTTCGCCACCAGCTGCAGCAGCACCGTGTTGTCGCCCTCAAACGTTGCGTAGACGTCAAGGTCCGCACGCAGGGACGTGAACCGGTTTTCCACCATGAACCCGGCGCCCCCGCAGGCCTCCCGGCATTCCTGCAACGTGTCCAGTGCGTGCCAGGTGGAGAGCGATTTAAATGCCGCAGCCAGGGTCTCCAGGTCCTGGCGGTCCTCGTCCGTGTCCTGAGCACCGGAGAAGACGCCGTCGAACTTCTGCAGCAGTTCCTCATGGGCAAAAGCTGCCGCGTACGTGGTGGCCAGCCTCGGCAGGAGGCGGCGCTGGTGGCGCTGGTAGTCGAGCAGCACCACTTCCCCGGTGTCGGATGACGCGTTGAACTGGCGCCGCTCCGTTGCGTACTGGATGGCAATCCTCAGTGCCACCTTCGACGCCGCCACGGCCGCGCCGTCGAGCGAGACACGACCCTGCACCAACGTGCCGAGCATGGTGAAGAAGCGCCGTCCGGGGCTCGTGATGGGGGAGGAGTAGGCGCCGTCCGCGGCCACGTCGCCATAGCGGTTAAGCAGGTTGGTGCGCGGAATGCGGACGTTGGAAAAGTGCAGGCGGCCGTTGTCGATCCCGTTGAGGCCGCCCTTGATGTTGTCGTCCACGCCGCCAATGCCGGGCAGGAACTCCTGGGTGGCGGGGTCGCGCAGTTCCACGTAGAAGGCGTGGACGCCGTGGTTGACGCCGCGGGTGATGAGCTGGGCAAACACCACTGCCGCCAGACCGTCCACGGCGGCATTGCCGATGAATTCCTTCCACGCAGCCCGGAACGGGGTGTTGACGACGAACTCCCGGGTTTCCGGATCGTAGGTGGCCGTGGTGGCAATCGAGGCGACGTCCGACCCGTGCCCGATCTCCGTCATCGCGAAGCACCCGGGGATCTCCAGGGACATGATGCCCGGCAGCCACTTGTCCTGGTGTTCCTGCGTCCCCAGGTGGAGGACGGCGCAGCCAAACAGCCCCCACTGCACGCCGGCCTTGATCTGGAGCGACGGGTCAGCCGTCACCAGTTCCTCAAAGCCGGCCACGTTGCCGCCGTGGTTGTCAGTTCCGCCCAGCCGCGACGGGAACGCGCGGTGGACCCCGTTCTGCTCCACCAGCACGCCCAGCTGCTGGAACACACGCTCGCGGTGCTCGGCGTGGGTGAGTCCCTCCACCTTGTGCAGCTCCGGCCTCCCGGCCAGCTCACGCGCCTGGAGGCGGACATCGGCCCACCGGCCCAACAGTGCCTGGCCCAGGACGGCGACATCAACGCCGGCAGCGTGGTCACTGGCAGCCGTCGAGGCAGGGGTCAATACGTCAGTCATGGGGTTCCTTCTGCTTGCAATGGGTGGACAATGCTCCGTGGAGCGGGGGAGACCTGCTGCGCGACGCCGTCAAAAAGCCAGGCGGCAATCTGCTCCGCCATCGCGGCGTGGTCGGGCTTGGCCGCAGACGCGGGCGTCTTCAGCCACAATTCTCCGGCCGTGCGGACCAGGCCGATTGCCGCCGTCGGCCAGTACCCCAACAGCGGCGAGTCGGGATCGCCCAGCAGGTCCCGCAGGGGTTCGGAGATCATGGCGGTGACGGCGTCAAAGAATCCGGTGAGATCGCCCTCCGGGAGGGGCCCGGCGTCGAACGGGGACGTCACAAAGGTGTACACGTTCGGTGACGTCTCCGCCATCTGCAGGTACGCGGCCACCATGTTCACCAGACCCTCGCGGGGTGTCCTGGCGGTCCTTCCGGCGGCAACGATCGTGTCCTGCATCTGTCCGATCACCACCTTCCCCACAGCTTGCCGGAGCCCGGCCTTGTCGCCAAAGTAGCGGTAAAAGACGGACTTCGAGGTGCCGGCGCGGGTGGCGATGTCTTCCATGGAGGCGTCGAAGCCCAAACGGTGGATGGCGCGCCGGGCCGCCTTGATGAGCGCCCGACGGCGTTCCTCGCGGTGCGCTTCCCATCTGGCCGAGCGCCCGTCGACGGGGGCGTCGACGGGGGCCGGGACCGGCGCCGGCACGGCCTGCCGGACTTCCAACGTGTTCACGATACCCAGCGTATCAGGTACGCTGGGTATCAGTAATCCACGCCACAACAAAGGAGACTGCTCCATGAGTTCCCCCACGGCATCAACCACGTCGGCGAGCGCCAACGAAACCGGCAACAAGACCACGCAGGGCATCCGCAAGGCGGTGGTCGTGGGAGGCAACCGCATCCCGTTCGCCAGGTCGGGGGGCGCCTACGCCCATGCCTCCAACCAGGACATGCTCACGGCCGCGCTCGACGGGCTCGTGGCCAGGTTCGGCCTGCAGGACGAGACCATTGGAGAGGTGGCCGCCGGTGCCGTGCTGAAGCACTCCCGAGACTTCAATCTCACGCGCGAGGCCGTGCTGGGCTCCGCCCTGTCGGCCACCACTCCGGCGTACGACCTCCAACAGGCATGCGCCACGGGCATGGAAGCGGCCGTCGGGCTGTCCAACAAGATCAAGCTGGGCCAGATCGACTCAGCCATTGCCGGCGGGGTCGATTCGGCCTCGGATGCCCCCATTGCCGTCAGCGAAGGTCTTCGCTCCATCCTCCTGGACCTCAGCCGGTCCAAGTCCCTGGCCGAGAAAGCCAGGATTGTGGCCCGCATCCGCCCCAAGGACCTCGCCCCGGATGCCCCGTCCACCGGGGAGCCGCGCACCGGGCTCTCCATGGGGGAGCACCAGGCACTGACCACCGCCCAGTGGAACATCACCCGGGAAGCCCAGGACGAGCTGGCGCTTGCCAGCCACAAGAATCTCGCGGCCGCCTACGACCGGCACTTCTTTGACGACCTCGTCACCCCGTACCGCGGCCTGACGAGGGACTCCAACCTTCGCGCCGATTCCTCCATGGAGAAGCTGGCCAAGCTCAAGCCGGTCTTTGGACGGAGCCTGGGGGACGCAGCGACCATGACGGCGGGCAACTCAACCCCGCTCACCGACGGCGCATCGACCGTGCTGCTCGCCTCCGAGGAATGGGCCCAGGCCCACGAACTGCCCATGCTCGCCAACGTTGTTGACGGCGAGGCCGGCGCCGTCGACTTTGTGCACGGCAGGGACGGGCTCCTCATGGCCCCCGCGTTTGCCGTGCCACGCCTGCTGGCACGCAACGGACTGACGCTGGAGGACATCGACTATTTTGAAATCCACGAAGCCTTCGCCGGCACCGTCTTGAGCACGCTGGCAGCCTGGGAAGACGAGGAATTCGGCAGGACACGGCTCGGCCTCGGCGGCGCCTTTGGCACGGTGGACCGCAGCAAGCTCAACACCAACGGCTCGTCGCTCGCCGCGGGCCACCCCTTCGCTGCCACCGGCGGCAGGCTGATCGCCACACTGGCCAAGATGCTCAGCGAACGCGGGCAGGTCGATGGGCGGCCCGCCCGCGGTCTGATCTCGGTCTGCGCCGCCGGCGGCCAGGGTGTCGCCGCCCTGCTGGAAGCCAGGTGACCGCCATGGCCGCACAGCGCCAGGTGCGCGCGGACAAGTACACCGAATTCGTCTCCGGCGGCCTCGGCCGTGACGTGGCAAAGCGGCTGGGGCTGCCCCAGCCCGCCATCCTGCGCCGCTACACGCCCGGCGCCCCGCTGGTCTTGGGCCCCATCCTGGTGGTGGGCCACACGGAGGGGTCCGACGCCGTTGCCGACGTTCTCCTGTCCTGGGGCCAGGACGTGCGCCGCCACGCCACACCCAAGGAGAAGCTCGGCGCGATCGTGCTGGTGCTGGACGGGCTGGCCCACCCGGACCAGCTCTCCGCACCTCTGCGCGAAGTGGGCGGCGCGCTGCGCGACCTCCACCGCAACGGCCGGGTCGTGAGCATATCCCGCCGCGCCCAGCCCGAGGACGCGCCGGAGGCTGCCGCCGCACGCAACGCCGTCGACGGCATCGTGCGCTCCCTGGCAAAAGAGCTGCGTGCGGGTGCCACGGCCAACGGCGTGGTGCTCAGCAGCGGGACGTCCGCGGCCGCACCCAGCGCCCTCTCGGCGCTGCGGTTCTTCCTCTCTGCCCGCTCCGCGTTCGTGGACGGGCAGTTCCTGACCGCCTCTTCGGCCGGGAGCCCGGCCGCGCCGGACTGGGAGAATCCCCTGGCGGGAAGGGTCGCGGTCGTCACGGGCGCCGCCCAGGGCATCGGTGCCTCAATCGCCCGGACGCTGGCCCGGGACGGCGCCAAGGTGGTCGCGGTGGACGTGCCTGCCGCGGGAGACCGCCTGGCCGCCGTCGCGAATGAAATCCACGGCACGGCGCTCCAGCTGGACATCACGGCCACCGAGGCCGGCGCCCGCATCCTCGACCACGCCGCGCAGCGCCACGGCCGGCTGGACATTGTGGTGCACAACGCCGGAATCACGCGGGACAAGCTGTTGGCCAACATGGACGCCGCACGCTGGGACTCCGTGATCGCGGTCAACATCGCCGCCCAGCTGCGCATGAACCAGGCATTTCTGGCCAGCAGCCATTTTTCCGACAACCCCCGGATCATCAGTGTGTCATCGACCAGCGGCATTGCCGGCAACCGCGGCCAGACCAACTATG
This genomic stretch from Arthrobacter dokdonellae harbors:
- the glgC gene encoding glucose-1-phosphate adenylyltransferase; the protein is MAVKKVLAIVLAGGEGKRLMPLTADRAKPAVPFAGFRLVDFALSNLVNSGYLKIVVLTQYKSHSMDQHISQTWRMSTQLGNYVASVPAQQRRGKSWFLGSANAIYQSMNLIVDAAPDIVVVVGADHVYRMDFEQMVQSHIKSGARATVSAVRQPLGMANQFGVIEVDNSVETGVTGAHKISAFVEKPESTPGLADAPDQFLASMGNYVFDTDALVEALEQDAVKSDTKNDMGGDIIPHFVDRGEAFVYDFTTNDIPDATDRDRNYWRDVGTIDSYYDAHMDLISPLPIFNLYNRAWPIYTRNTTSPPAKFVHGEHNAVGAALDSIVAPGVVVSGGVVENSVLSNDVFVGTGARVMDSVLMDGVVVGAGAVVKRAIIDKSVRIPAGATIGVDPELDRARGFAVTESGITVLKKGQIVSVPEAEEIAVAKAAAAATPAALELAIAEHRLSKETMDLVVDNQLTAADAASGRRTSPAAGSVSASDGKAAKIVE
- the glgA gene encoding glycogen synthase — its product is MRIDIVTKEFPPEIYGGAGVHVAELSRVLAGRVDLRVHAFGADRPADFHGAAVSSYGNLPQLGVANAALQTLGVDLQIVPDIAGADLVHSHTWYANMAGHLASLLHGIPHVLSAHSLEPLRPWKAEQLGGGYALSSWVEKTAYEAAAAIIAVSDGMRQDIVRSYPDVDPDKVKVIHNGIDVASWQRDAKDDVVRSLGIDPSRPSVVWVGRVTRQKGVPYLLKAAAALPPEVQLVLCAGAADTPELGAEVNSLIEGLKEQRDGVIVIERMLPRHELIQVLSHATVFACPSIYEPLGIVNLEAMACGAAVVASATGGIPEVVAHGETGLLVPLEQVTDGTGTPLDPEKFIADFAAALIEVVSDPARARTMGEKGRLRAQENFSWESIVEKTLDVYRSVLPNAAPTSRAASWPSAP
- a CDS encoding acyl-CoA dehydrogenase family protein; translated protein: MTDVLTPASTAASDHAAGVDVAVLGQALLGRWADVRLQARELAGRPELHKVEGLTHAEHRERVFQQLGVLVEQNGVHRAFPSRLGGTDNHGGNVAGFEELVTADPSLQIKAGVQWGLFGCAVLHLGTQEHQDKWLPGIMSLEIPGCFAMTEIGHGSDVASIATTATYDPETREFVVNTPFRAAWKEFIGNAAVDGLAAVVFAQLITRGVNHGVHAFYVELRDPATQEFLPGIGGVDDNIKGGLNGIDNGRLHFSNVRIPRTNLLNRYGDVAADGAYSSPITSPGRRFFTMLGTLVQGRVSLDGAAVAASKVALRIAIQYATERRQFNASSDTGEVVLLDYQRHQRRLLPRLATTYAAAFAHEELLQKFDGVFSGAQDTDEDRQDLETLAAAFKSLSTWHALDTLQECREACGGAGFMVENRFTSLRADLDVYATFEGDNTVLLQLVAKRLLADYSKEFRNLDFGVLARFVVGQAAELTWHKTGLRQVAQFVADSGSAHKSAKALKDEDTQHEMLAGRVQAMVADVAAALKEAAKLSKEKGAELFNEHQNELIEAARAHAELLQWEAFTEALRGISDPGTHRVLTTLRDLFGLTLIEKHLDWYLMNGRISMQRARTLAPYINRVLTKLRPHAMDLVDAFGYGPEHLRATIATGIERERQDEAREYYRRLRASKDAPVDEKVMVQKAKKQRAK
- a CDS encoding TetR/AcrR family transcriptional regulator, yielding MNTLEVRQAVPAPVPAPVDAPVDGRSARWEAHREERRRALIKAARRAIHRLGFDASMEDIATRAGTSKSVFYRYFGDKAGLRQAVGKVVIGQMQDTIVAAGRTARTPREGLVNMVAAYLQMAETSPNVYTFVTSPFDAGPLPEGDLTGFFDAVTAMISEPLRDLLGDPDSPLLGYWPTAAIGLVRTAGELWLKTPASAAKPDHAAMAEQIAAWLFDGVAQQVSPAPRSIVHPLQAEGTP
- a CDS encoding acetyl-CoA C-acetyltransferase, which gives rise to MSSPTASTTSASANETGNKTTQGIRKAVVVGGNRIPFARSGGAYAHASNQDMLTAALDGLVARFGLQDETIGEVAAGAVLKHSRDFNLTREAVLGSALSATTPAYDLQQACATGMEAAVGLSNKIKLGQIDSAIAGGVDSASDAPIAVSEGLRSILLDLSRSKSLAEKARIVARIRPKDLAPDAPSTGEPRTGLSMGEHQALTTAQWNITREAQDELALASHKNLAAAYDRHFFDDLVTPYRGLTRDSNLRADSSMEKLAKLKPVFGRSLGDAATMTAGNSTPLTDGASTVLLASEEWAQAHELPMLANVVDGEAGAVDFVHGRDGLLMAPAFAVPRLLARNGLTLEDIDYFEIHEAFAGTVLSTLAAWEDEEFGRTRLGLGGAFGTVDRSKLNTNGSSLAAGHPFAATGGRLIATLAKMLSERGQVDGRPARGLISVCAAGGQGVAALLEAR
- a CDS encoding 3-oxoacyl-ACP reductase, yielding MAAQRQVRADKYTEFVSGGLGRDVAKRLGLPQPAILRRYTPGAPLVLGPILVVGHTEGSDAVADVLLSWGQDVRRHATPKEKLGAIVLVLDGLAHPDQLSAPLREVGGALRDLHRNGRVVSISRRAQPEDAPEAAAARNAVDGIVRSLAKELRAGATANGVVLSSGTSAAAPSALSALRFFLSARSAFVDGQFLTASSAGSPAAPDWENPLAGRVAVVTGAAQGIGASIARTLARDGAKVVAVDVPAAGDRLAAVANEIHGTALQLDITATEAGARILDHAAQRHGRLDIVVHNAGITRDKLLANMDAARWDSVIAVNIAAQLRMNQAFLASSHFSDNPRIISVSSTSGIAGNRGQTNYAASKAGVIGMVRSTAPLLEERGGTVNAVAPGFIETAMTAKIPFATREVARRLNSLQQAGAPEDVAEAIAYFASEASAGVTANILRVCGQNLVGQ